TTGCGGGGATGTATGTCGACGGGGTTGCCAATGTCGGAAGTAACCGCCATACCGGTGTTGGGAGATACCGCAAGCGTCATGGTCTGTGCTTCGCGTAATTCGGCCCATTTACTTCCTTTTTCACTATTGCCTTTTGCATCATCAAAGCTGGCCAGCTGAACAAAGTAGAAAGGGAAATTTTCGCCTCCCCATTTTTTTCGCCAGTCAGCAATCATAAGAGGGAAGGATTTGCGGTACTGGTAAGCTCTTCCTGTATTGGACTCGCCCTGGTACCAGATGGCTCCTGCAATCGCATAAGGAACCAGAGGAGCAATCATGGCATTGTACAACAACGTCCCGGAAGAATTGGGGCCTGCGAGCTGGTTGTTTCTAATGGAGGTCTCGATATGATATTTCCAGGGACCAGCCAGGGGCATATTGAAATCATCTTTGCCAATATAAATCTGTTCAGCTTTTCCCCTGATTCCTCCGTCACCGCTTTCATTCACAAGCCGTATTGAAATAGTATTTTCACCAGATTTTAAAACTGCCGCCGGAACCACATACTGCCGGTTTTTGCCTTTCTGGGTGCTGGATCCTATCAGGGTGCCATTGATATAGGTGCTGTCAAAGTCATACACAACCCCAAGGCTTAATATCAGGTCTTTACCGGTTACTTGTGGCGGAAGTGTGAATTTTTTCCGAAACCATAAGGTTCCGTCGAAATAGGGCAGCATCTCACGGTCGAAAGCCTTGGGTAAGTCCATCGTCATCCAGGAAGAGTCATCGAAATCCGAAGCAGGCCATTTGCTGGTTTCCTGCGGGGCGGGGAATCCACCGTGTTTCCGGACAATCAATTCATCCAGTTTTTTCTTTTTCAGAAGGGTAAAATCATCCCATGTTGCTGGCAGGTCCGCAATATGTTCAGCAAATTCATCGAAACTGCTCATGCCTTCCCTGCTGATCCAGGTCTCTATCTGTGTACCACCCCAGGAAGTGTGGATCAGGCCGATGGGTACTTTGAGTTTATTGTAGAGCTCTCGGGCAAAGAAATACCCCACCGCAGTAAAATGGGGCACATTTTGAGGAGTTGTAACCTGCCACTCTCCTTTTCTGACATCTTCCTGTGGAGATAGGTTTATGTCTTTCGGAACTCCAAAATGCCTGATTTCTGGGTAAGTGGCAGCTTTGATCTCTTCACTTGCGTTTTCAGTAAGAGCAACCGGCCATTCCATGTTAGACTGCCCGGAGCAGATCCAGACTTCCCCAATCAATATACCGCTATACAAGATCGAATTCTGTTTGCCTTTCACATTCAGTTCATAAGGCCCTCCGGCTTCAAGCGGATCAAAGCGAACAATCCATTTACCATTATTTCCTGCTTTAACGATCTTCGTTTGTGCCACCTTACCGAAGGCTGTGAGTTGCAGCGTTATTTTTTCACCAGCTTCGGCCCATCCCCATACCGGAATCGGTTTCCTGCGCTGTAATACCATGTTTGAGCCAAAAATCTTGGGTAGTTTTATTTCGGCAAATACCTGCACACTGAAAAATAACAGGCAGGCAAGAAGGATGGATTGTTTCATCGGTAACGGATTCAAATTATCGGACAGGATGTCTGTACATAATCTTACACCGAAAAGCCACTGATTGACTACTCCTGACCATTGTTAACGCCGTTTTTTCGTTAAAAAGATCGTCTGAGAGCGATGCTTCGGTTCGGACAAGCCGTCCATCCGGATTGAACCGATAACATCCCGCCACAGTCAGGGGTCTGTATCAAAAATAAACGGGACAGCGATTAAGTATGTTTATTCAGGCAATAGAACCTCTTTTCTTTCAGGCCAGATCAGTTCAATTATATAGGAAAACCCAATGACGAGTACACAGCCAATGAGGTTCAGCCAAAGGAAAGCAGTCAGATCGGCCCAGTAGCTGGCCACAACGAAAATTTCTCCGATGATACTTCCCCAGAAAACAGCGCGGCTGCCTATTTTTTTGAAATAAAAAGCTACCAAAAAAATTCCCAGTATTACTCCATAGAACAGCGAGCCTAGTATATTAACGGCCTCGATCATACTGCCCAGCCGGGAAGCGTACTGCGCGACCGCGACACAGAATATACCCCAGAAGAATGTTGCCCAGCGCGATGCAGTAACGTAATCCGTCCGGTCCTGGTCTTTCCTGTAAATTCTTTTGTAAATGTCAACCACCGAACAGGAGGCCAGTGAATTGTAGGCCGAGGCCACGGAACCCATAGATGCCAGTAAAATGACGGCGATTAGCAGCCCTACCAGCCCGGCAGGCAGGTAATCAATGACGAAACGAAGGAAGATATAGTTTACGTCATTTACATCCGAACCGTTGGCTTTGGATAGCAGCGCCTCGGCTTCTTTCCGAACCGATTTTACTTCGTTTTCAATTTTCCCGAGTACTTCTCTGGAATCCGCAATGGCAGTTGTGTTATCCTGGTGAACGGCATCGGTAAGTGCCATTACGTGTTGATGTTTATCGGCCTGAATTATTTCATGCCGTTTTTCAAGTGCTAGGTATTCTGCGGCGTAAGAAGTCTTCCTTACTTTGTCAACAGCCGTTTGGTTGAAAAAAAGCGGGGGATTGGTAAACTGGTAAAATGCAAAAACCAGTACTCCAACCAGCAATATCAGGAACTGCATCGGGATTTTGAGCAGCCCGTTCATAGCCAGTCCAAGTTTGCTTTGTCCTTCGGAGCTGCCCGTGAGGAAACGGCCCACCTGCGACTGGTCTGTTCCAAAATAAGACAACTGAAGAAAGAAACCGCCTATCAGTCCTGACCATACGTTATAACGGTTATTAAGATCAAAGGTGAAATCTATTACGTTTGTTTTGCCCATTTTGCCGGCTACGTGTAGGGCATCAGTAAACGTTATGTTTTCAGGTAACAGCCTTACCACCATCACACCAGCCACCACCATACCGATGGTAATGATTCCCATTTGCTGCAGATGCGTATGGGAAACCGCTCCCGAGCCGCCCCGGATGGTATACAACAGCACAATACTTCCCGAAATGATATTGGTCCAGGTGATATCCCAGCCCAGTATGGCGGAAAGAATCAGGGAAGGTGCGTATATGGATAATCCGGTAGAAAGGCCCCGCTGGAGTAAAAACAGAAACGAAGTAAGCGCCCTTGTGCGTAGATCAAACCGGCTTTCAAGAAATTCGTAGGCGGTGAATATTTTAAGGCTATGGAATTTCGGTACAAAAGTGATACACAGCACCACCATGGCCAGTGGCAGCCCGAAATAGAACTGTACAAACCGCATGCCATCTGTATAGGCCTGTCCGGGTGCTGAAAGGAAAGTGATGGCACTGGCCTGGGTCGCCATGAGCGATAGCGTGACATGATACCAGGGGAGCGACTGCCCGGCGAGCAGGAAGGAATCCATCGTATGCTTTTCACGGCTGCGGTAGATTCCGTAAGAAATTACAAATATCAGTGTAAGTG
This portion of the Dyadobacter sp. CECT 9275 genome encodes:
- a CDS encoding sialate O-acetylesterase; this translates as MKQSILLACLLFFSVQVFAEIKLPKIFGSNMVLQRRKPIPVWGWAEAGEKITLQLTAFGKVAQTKIVKAGNNGKWIVRFDPLEAGGPYELNVKGKQNSILYSGILIGEVWICSGQSNMEWPVALTENASEEIKAATYPEIRHFGVPKDINLSPQEDVRKGEWQVTTPQNVPHFTAVGYFFARELYNKLKVPIGLIHTSWGGTQIETWISREGMSSFDEFAEHIADLPATWDDFTLLKKKKLDELIVRKHGGFPAPQETSKWPASDFDDSSWMTMDLPKAFDREMLPYFDGTLWFRKKFTLPPQVTGKDLILSLGVVYDFDSTYINGTLIGSSTQKGKNRQYVVPAAVLKSGENTISIRLVNESGDGGIRGKAEQIYIGKDDFNMPLAGPWKYHIETSIRNNQLAGPNSSGTLLYNAMIAPLVPYAIAGAIWYQGESNTGRAYQYRKSFPLMIADWRKKWGGENFPFYFVQLASFDDAKGNSEKGSKWAELREAQTMTLAVSPNTGMAVTSDIGNPVDIHPRNKQDVGKRLALNALKGTYGQDLVAEGPVYQSMQRAGNKVTITFKNAEGGLHTKGKYGYLTGFEVAGEDQKFHWAIGNVMGEQVVIWNDKVPNPVAVRYGWADDNAEANLFNSADLPAIPFRTDSWKGITEDVRFR
- a CDS encoding sodium:solute symporter family transporter, with amino-acid sequence MSYLDWIVLSLTLIFVISYGIYRSREKHTMDSFLLAGQSLPWYHVTLSLMATQASAITFLSAPGQAYTDGMRFVQFYFGLPLAMVVLCITFVPKFHSLKIFTAYEFLESRFDLRTRALTSFLFLLQRGLSTGLSIYAPSLILSAILGWDITWTNIISGSIVLLYTIRGGSGAVSHTHLQQMGIITIGMVVAGVMVVRLLPENITFTDALHVAGKMGKTNVIDFTFDLNNRYNVWSGLIGGFFLQLSYFGTDQSQVGRFLTGSSEGQSKLGLAMNGLLKIPMQFLILLVGVLVFAFYQFTNPPLFFNQTAVDKVRKTSYAAEYLALEKRHEIIQADKHQHVMALTDAVHQDNTTAIADSREVLGKIENEVKSVRKEAEALLSKANGSDVNDVNYIFLRFVIDYLPAGLVGLLIAVILLASMGSVASAYNSLASCSVVDIYKRIYRKDQDRTDYVTASRWATFFWGIFCVAVAQYASRLGSMIEAVNILGSLFYGVILGIFLVAFYFKKIGSRAVFWGSIIGEIFVVASYWADLTAFLWLNLIGCVLVIGFSYIIELIWPERKEVLLPE